In Pseudochaenichthys georgianus chromosome 6, fPseGeo1.2, whole genome shotgun sequence, a single window of DNA contains:
- the LOC117447757 gene encoding LOW QUALITY PROTEIN: intestinal mucin-like protein (The sequence of the model RefSeq protein was modified relative to this genomic sequence to represent the inferred CDS: inserted 1 base in 1 codon), with the protein MFLLCNCTMAKCIENNTIEIVPYECPHLEMITCANGKKPVLVDDEYKCCKLYVSDCLCEGWGDPHYITFDGLFYSYQGNCTYVLMEEISPKHKLNIYIDNVYCDPTEDVSCPRSIIISFQSEVFTLINHNLLGAVQLEAHKNGIRLKLPYAQQGVKILDTGINLVLEIPRLKVVITFGITGFSVTLPYSDFGSNTQGHCGTCNNNQADDCKLPGGQLVEDCAVMADFWXKHIEQPDCQIPSVPPTNKPGPPPIVTPCKPDSICHLLKSRVFEACHPVVSPDNFYQGSVFDSCHVSNPAVECTSLQTYAAACAQAGVCLYWRNHTTLCESDCPSNKVYKPCGPAEQPACEDNSNEPRMNYTTEGCFCPDGMKLFNKESGICVDKCGCLDPEGNPREFNERFEYKCQSCICGESTKTVSCKPKECPTAPVTSCMGPGFVLINTTNPSDPCCSAFVCECHSNTCPPTNMNCPVGYIPVVSVPEGKCCPERICEPKRVCVHKNSEYQPGSLVPVAPCQDCLCTNEVDQDSKLFKITCELQKCKTDCGMGYEYLEPDSDECCGKCVQNHCVVSLNETKRLLKPGDTWSPPENKCQHYTCVEVGDTLTTFNSHIVCPSFQQSNCLPGTVQTSADGCCKMCLEREKGCKTVSTKTFVMHKGCQSYNEVAIPYCEGTCNTFTKYSEAAAAMQHSCSCCRQLDLCLIVVLFASSFY; encoded by the exons ATGTTCTTATTATGTAACTGCACTATGGCTAAATGCATTGAGAACAACACCATTGAAATCGTTCCATATGAATGTCCACACCTTGAGATGATCACGTGTGCCAACGGAAAGAAACCAGTTCTTGTGGATGATGAATACAAATGCTGCAAGCTTTACGTTTCTGACT GTTTATGTGAAGGCTGGGGAGATCCTCATTACATCACATTTGATGGATTATTCTACAGTTATCAAGGAAACTGTACTTACGTTTTGATGGAAGAGATTTCCCCAAAACATAAGTTGAACATTTATATTGACAATGTCTATTGTGATCCCACTGAAGATGTTTCTTGTCCGCGATCAATAATTATATCATTCCAATCCGAAGTTTTCACACTCATTAATCATAACCTTCTTGGAGCAGTGCAGCTGGAG GCACATAAAAATGGGATACGTCTGAAACTACCTTATGCCCAACAAGGTGTTAAGATCCTGGATACTGGCATCAACTTGGTTCTGGAAATCCCTCGACTTAAAGTGGTCATTACATTTGGTATAACTGGCTTTAGTGTCACCCTTCCATATAGTGACtttggcagcaacacacagggGCATTGTG GCACATGCAATAACAACCAGGCTGATGACTGCAAGTTGCCTGGAGGTCAGCTGGTCGAAGATTGTGCAGTGATGGCCGACTTTT CAAAACACATTGAACAACCTGACTGCCAAATACCATCTGTACCACCCACCAATAAACCTGGACCTCCACCAATTGTAACTCCCTGCAAGCCAGACTCCATATGTCACCTTCTTAAGAGCAG AGTCTTTGAAGCGTGCCATCCAGTTGTCTCTCCTGACAATTTCTACCAAGGTTCTGTTTTTGACAGCTGTCATGTTTCCAACCCAGCAGTGGAGTGCACAAGTCTGCAGACTTATGCTGCTGCCTGTGCGCAGGCTGGGGTTTGCCTGTACTGGAGAAACCACACCACTTTGTGTG AAAGTGACTGCCCTTCAAACAAAGTTTACAAGCCATGTGGTCCTGCAGAACAGCCAGCTTGTGAAGACAA TTCTAATGAACCAAGAATGAACTACACTACTGAGGGCTGCTTTTGTCCTGATGGAATGAAACTATTTAACAAGGAGTCTGGCATATGTGTTGATAAGTGCG GATGTCTTGATCCTGAGGGAAATCCTCGTGAG TTCAATGAGCGGTTTGAGTACAAATGCCAAAGCTGCATCTGTGGCGAGTCCACCAAGACTGTCTCTTGCAAGCCTAAAGAGTGCCCAACTGCACCGGTTACAAGCTGCATGGGTCCCGGGTTTGTCCTTATCAACACAACTAATCCATCAGACCCCTGCTGTTCTGCCTTTGTTTGTG AATGTCACAGCAACACTTGCCCACCTACAAACATGAACTGTCCTGTAGGATATATTCCAGTTGTCAGTGTTCCTGAGGGAAAATGCTGTCCAGAACGTATATGTG AACCAAAAAGAGTATGTGTCCACAAAAACTCTGAATACCAG CCTGGCTCTTTAGTTCCTGTAGCACCATGCCAGGATTGTCTCTGTACCAATGAGGTGGACCAAGATTCTAAACTATTCAAGATAACATGTGAATTGCAGAAATGTAAAACAGACTGTGGCATG GGATATGAATATCTGGAACCTGATTCAGATGAGTGCTGTGGAAAATGTGTGCAGAACCACTGTGTTGTCAGTCTAAACGAAACTAAACGACTCTTGAAG CCAGGAGATACCTGGTCACCACCTGAGAATAAGTGTCAGCATTACACCTGTGTTGAGGTTGGTGATACTTTAACGACGTTCAATTCCCATATTGTGTGCCCATCATTTCAACAGAGCAACTGCCTACCT GGCACAGTTCAGACTTCAGCAGATGGCTGTTGTAAAATGT GTTTGGAGAGGGAGAAGGGCTGCAAGACTGTTTCCACAAAGACATTTGTTATGCACAAGGGCTGTCAGTCATACAATGAGGTAGCAATACCATATTGTGAAGGAACGTGCAACACTTTCACCAA GTACTCTGAAGCAGCAGCAGCTATGCAGCATTCTTGCTCCTGCTGTAGGCAACTCGATTTATGTCTCATTGTTGTCTTGTTTGCGTCAAGCTTTTATTAA